A single region of the Thermodesulfatator indicus DSM 15286 genome encodes:
- the rpsD gene encoding 30S ribosomal protein S4, which yields MAKYTGPRCRLCRREGMKLFLKGDRCYTDKCAFERRSYPPGQHGQAQIRAKRSDYGIRLREKQKVKRIYGVSEKQFAKYFDRADRMKGQTGHNLLQLLERRLDNVVYRLGFASSRMQARQMVAHGLFKVNGRNVDIPSYLVKPGEVIELKEKYRQNARIQENLEAAVRRGIPQWLELDADNFKGTVKALPTREDITMPIQEQLIVEFYSR from the coding sequence TTGGCAAAATATACAGGTCCACGTTGTAGATTATGTCGTAGAGAAGGAATGAAACTCTTTCTCAAAGGGGACCGCTGTTATACAGATAAATGTGCTTTTGAAAGGCGGAGTTATCCCCCGGGTCAGCATGGTCAGGCTCAAATTAGAGCCAAGCGCTCTGACTATGGTATTCGGTTGAGAGAAAAACAAAAAGTGAAAAGAATTTACGGTGTTTCCGAGAAGCAGTTTGCTAAATATTTTGACCGAGCAGACCGTATGAAAGGTCAAACGGGTCATAATCTTTTACAACTTTTGGAACGTCGTTTAGATAACGTCGTTTATCGTTTGGGTTTTGCTTCTTCGCGCATGCAGGCACGGCAAATGGTAGCCCACGGGCTTTTTAAGGTAAATGGGCGTAATGTTGATATTCCTTCTTATTTAGTAAAACCGGGAGAAGTCATCGAACTCAAAGAGAAATACCGCCAAAATGCTAGGATTCAGGAAAATTTGGAAGCGGCTGTTAGACGTGGAATTCCGCAGTGGTTAGAACTTGATGCTGATAATTTTAAAGGTACGGTTAAAGCCTTACCAACCCGTGAAGATATTACTATGCCGATTCAGGAACAACTAATCGTCGAGTTCTACTCCCGTTAA
- a CDS encoding DNA-directed RNA polymerase subunit alpha: MAETKNLISRNWLELIRPKGIQVHNDSRPPSYGKFIIEPLERGFGVTLGNALRRVLLSSLQGAAITWVKIDGTTHEFSSLPGVMEDVIDIILNLKGVRFRLHDEEPKTFFLEKEGPGEVKAGDIQTDGQAEVVNPDHHIATLSKDGHLKMELHVEWGKGYRPADSSSVEEIGIIPVDAIFSPIQRVNFNVTQARVGRSSDFDRLVMEIWTDGTVDAQDAMAYAAKILKDQLTVFINFAEEDTSEEKSAEESKPEYYKYLDKRIDELELSVRSANCLRNANIRYIGELVQKTEPEMLKTKNFGRKSLNELKNILSSMGLSFGMQIPDWKPPEEAKEEA; this comes from the coding sequence ATGGCAGAGACCAAAAATCTTATAAGCAGGAATTGGCTGGAGCTCATTAGGCCAAAAGGTATTCAAGTGCACAATGATTCCAGGCCTCCTTCTTACGGTAAGTTTATCATAGAACCCCTGGAGCGAGGGTTTGGAGTAACTTTGGGTAATGCTTTGAGAAGGGTTCTTTTATCTTCGCTTCAGGGAGCAGCCATTACCTGGGTAAAAATAGACGGAACTACGCATGAATTTTCCAGTCTTCCTGGTGTAATGGAAGATGTTATCGATATAATTTTAAACTTAAAGGGTGTCCGTTTTAGGCTTCATGATGAGGAGCCTAAAACTTTTTTCCTTGAAAAAGAAGGTCCTGGAGAAGTTAAAGCAGGTGATATCCAAACAGACGGGCAGGCAGAAGTTGTAAATCCTGATCATCATATTGCCACCCTCTCTAAAGACGGCCATCTAAAGATGGAACTTCACGTAGAATGGGGAAAGGGTTATCGCCCTGCGGATTCTTCAAGTGTAGAAGAGATAGGTATCATCCCTGTTGATGCTATTTTCTCTCCAATTCAAAGGGTTAACTTTAACGTGACCCAGGCTCGAGTGGGGCGTAGTAGTGATTTTGATCGCTTAGTTATGGAAATTTGGACTGACGGAACGGTCGATGCTCAAGATGCTATGGCCTATGCAGCCAAGATTTTAAAAGATCAGCTAACAGTTTTTATTAATTTTGCTGAGGAAGACACTTCAGAAGAAAAATCAGCTGAAGAATCGAAACCAGAGTACTATAAGTACTTAGACAAAAGAATTGATGAACTTGAGCTTTCGGTAAGGTCAGCTAACTGTTTGAGAAACGCTAATATACGGTATATTGGTGAACTCGTTCAGAAAACTGAGCCAGAAATGCTTAAGACCAAGAACTTTGGACGTAAGAGCCTTAACGAACTAAAAAATATATTGAGTTCTATGGGGCTTTCTTTTGGAATGCAAATTCCTGATTGGAAGCCCCCAGAAGAAGCTAAAGAAGAAGCATAG
- the rplQ gene encoding 50S ribosomal protein L17, with protein MRHRKKSRRLVGKWEHRKALLRNLLIALFIHERIQTTEAKAKELRRLADKMIGLAKRGDLAARRQALSILPDKAVIRKLFSEIKDRYAYRQSGFTRIVRIGPRRGDAAMMVIIELVTDKLEHKPAAKKEVPAAPVSAPETKAEPEVKAEENLEAESQVESEAEEPTPEAKGTEETPIEEAEAKGEAAEEEIKASAESKDSLADTEEKSSAEESKPQESEKKE; from the coding sequence ATGAGGCACAGAAAGAAGAGCAGACGTTTGGTTGGTAAATGGGAGCATAGGAAAGCCCTTTTGCGGAATTTGCTCATAGCTCTTTTTATACACGAAAGGATTCAAACTACAGAGGCCAAAGCGAAAGAATTGCGCCGTTTAGCAGATAAAATGATAGGTTTAGCTAAACGTGGAGATTTGGCGGCTCGCCGTCAGGCTTTATCTATTCTTCCCGATAAAGCAGTGATAAGAAAGCTTTTTTCTGAGATAAAAGACCGCTATGCTTATCGCCAGAGCGGGTTTACCAGAATTGTCCGTATTGGTCCGCGCCGAGGCGATGCGGCTATGATGGTTATTATAGAACTTGTTACTGACAAGCTGGAACATAAGCCTGCGGCTAAAAAGGAGGTACCAGCTGCACCAGTATCTGCTCCTGAGACCAAGGCTGAGCCCGAAGTCAAAGCTGAAGAAAACCTAGAGGCAGAGTCTCAGGTAGAGTCTGAAGCGGAAGAGCCTACCCCCGAAGCCAAAGGAACTGAAGAGACCCCAATTGAAGAAGCTGAGGCTAAAGGGGAGGCAGCGGAAGAAGAAATTAAAGCTTCTGCCGAATCTAAAGACTCTTTAGCTGATACAGAAGAAAAATCCTCCGCTGAAGAATCAAAACCCCAGGAGTCTGAGAAAAAAGAATAA
- a CDS encoding replication-associated recombination protein A, with amino-acid sequence MKSLFEPQRPLAERLRPQKISDFVGQKHILGPNKFLTLCLAKKKVPSLILWGPPGCGKTTLARLIAKETKTEFVPISAVDAGIKELRKAIDLADKGCSLGRQTLLFIDEIHRFNKAQQDFLLPYVEEGKIILIGATTENPSFRVIAPLLSRVRVFVLKALSKKELLLILKRALKDPRGLGNKNILVEEEVLEYLAEFAQGDARLALNFLEDLVMNLDEGQPKLTLDIVKELELKKPLLYDQSGEEHYNLLSAFHKSLRGSDPDAAIYWMVRMIEAGEDPLVIVRRLVAAAAEDVGLADPKALQMALAAKDVVEFLGLPEGELALAQAVIYVALAPKSNSAYQALNRAREDVQKYGALPVPLHLRNPETKFMRNIGYGKDYKYPHNFQEGFVPQDYLPEELKDRRYYFPTERGQEKELKERLGMLKTKKGKN; translated from the coding sequence ATGAAAAGTCTTTTTGAACCTCAAAGGCCTTTAGCTGAACGCTTAAGACCTCAAAAAATTAGCGATTTTGTAGGTCAGAAACATATTTTAGGTCCTAATAAATTTTTAACCCTTTGCCTGGCCAAAAAGAAGGTACCCTCTTTGATCCTCTGGGGACCGCCAGGTTGTGGTAAAACTACTTTGGCGAGGCTTATAGCCAAAGAAACTAAAACTGAGTTTGTTCCTATATCTGCGGTTGATGCTGGAATTAAAGAATTACGTAAAGCTATAGATTTAGCCGATAAGGGATGCTCTTTAGGGCGTCAAACCCTTTTATTTATCGATGAGATACATAGGTTTAATAAAGCTCAACAAGATTTTTTACTTCCCTATGTAGAAGAAGGAAAGATTATCCTCATTGGTGCCACTACGGAGAACCCCTCTTTTAGAGTGATTGCTCCTTTGCTTTCACGAGTAAGAGTCTTTGTTTTAAAAGCACTTTCAAAAAAAGAGCTTCTTTTAATTTTGAAAAGGGCCTTAAAAGATCCACGTGGTCTAGGAAACAAAAATATATTGGTGGAAGAAGAAGTGCTTGAATATTTGGCGGAGTTTGCCCAAGGAGATGCTCGCCTGGCGCTTAATTTCCTTGAAGACCTGGTAATGAATCTTGATGAAGGCCAGCCAAAACTTACACTAGATATCGTAAAGGAGCTAGAACTTAAAAAGCCCCTTCTTTACGACCAAAGTGGAGAAGAACATTACAATCTTCTTTCAGCTTTTCATAAGAGCTTGCGTGGAAGTGATCCCGATGCCGCTATTTACTGGATGGTACGAATGATTGAAGCCGGCGAGGATCCTTTAGTTATCGTAAGACGTTTGGTAGCAGCAGCGGCCGAAGATGTAGGTCTTGCCGACCCTAAGGCCCTCCAAATGGCTTTGGCGGCTAAAGATGTTGTCGAGTTTCTTGGATTGCCAGAAGGTGAACTTGCCTTGGCTCAAGCAGTAATTTATGTGGCCCTTGCTCCTAAAAGCAACTCTGCTTACCAGGCTCTTAACCGTGCTCGAGAAGATGTTCAAAAATACGGGGCTCTTCCTGTTCCTCTTCACCTAAGAAATCCTGAAACTAAATTTATGCGGAACATTGGTTATGGAAAGGACTATAAGTATCCTCATAACTTTCAAGAAGGATTTGTCCCTCAAGATTATCTCCCAGAAGAACTAAAAGACCGGCGCTATTATTTTCCTACAGAAAGAGGTCAAGAAAAAGAATTAAAAGAACGCCTTGGCATGTTAAAGACGAAAAAGGGAAAAAACTAG
- a CDS encoding pyridoxine 5'-phosphate synthase, giving the protein MPIEIINQQKRNVPIKWLREKLEEALGIINLEDKEANFILVDDELITFYNTEYLDRPYPTNVISFSQYEGPFIEIQPSLLGDVIISVDTAYREAEEYGLPQKHYLLMLAIHGLLHLLGHEHEGGPYGACLMLKKEIDLIQKLLGRKAQKITSFLRRREYMPAKLAVNVDHVATVREARKVNYPDPVHAAVLAELGGAHGIVVHLREDRRHIQDRDVRLLREIVKTKLILEMAATEEMISFAREVKPDQVTLVPERRQEITTEGGLKVKGRIAKVRKAVEDLKEVGLKVSIFIDPEVEQIKAAAKTGADIVELHTGHYAEANGLEEMDLELSRLEEAARVARELGFEVHAGHGLHYQNISPVAAIPYIEEFSIGHAIVARAIMVGMKEAVEEMLFLIEKAR; this is encoded by the coding sequence ATGCCTATAGAGATCATTAATCAACAAAAAAGAAACGTTCCTATTAAGTGGCTCCGAGAAAAGCTGGAAGAAGCCCTTGGTATCATTAATTTAGAGGATAAAGAGGCTAATTTTATTTTGGTAGATGATGAACTTATAACTTTTTATAACACTGAGTATTTGGACCGACCTTATCCTACTAACGTTATTTCCTTTTCTCAATATGAAGGTCCTTTTATAGAAATTCAGCCTAGTCTTTTAGGAGATGTAATAATTTCAGTGGATACAGCTTATCGTGAAGCCGAGGAATATGGGCTTCCTCAAAAACATTATCTTTTGATGTTAGCTATTCATGGTTTGTTGCATCTCTTGGGTCATGAACATGAAGGTGGGCCCTATGGAGCCTGTTTAATGCTCAAAAAAGAGATTGACTTGATACAAAAACTCTTAGGCAGAAAGGCACAGAAAATAACGAGTTTTTTAAGGAGGAGAGAATATATGCCAGCAAAACTAGCAGTTAATGTAGATCACGTAGCTACGGTAAGAGAGGCTCGCAAGGTTAATTATCCCGACCCTGTTCACGCGGCGGTTTTGGCTGAGCTCGGAGGAGCACATGGAATAGTAGTTCATTTACGAGAGGACCGTCGGCATATTCAGGATAGAGATGTACGGCTTCTTAGGGAAATAGTCAAAACTAAACTTATTTTGGAGATGGCGGCTACTGAAGAGATGATTAGCTTTGCTAGAGAAGTGAAACCTGACCAGGTAACTTTGGTTCCCGAAAGACGCCAGGAGATTACTACAGAAGGAGGGCTTAAGGTTAAAGGGCGCATAGCCAAGGTAAGAAAGGCTGTGGAGGATTTGAAAGAAGTAGGGCTTAAAGTAAGCATTTTTATTGATCCAGAAGTAGAACAGATAAAAGCCGCCGCTAAAACTGGGGCTGACATTGTTGAGCTACATACCGGTCATTATGCAGAGGCTAATGGTTTGGAAGAGATGGATTTAGAACTTTCTCGTCTGGAAGAAGCCGCCAGAGTGGCAAGAGAGCTAGGTTTTGAAGTACATGCCGGCCACGGGCTACATTATCAAAATATTTCGCCCGTAGCCGCCATCCCCTATATTGAAGAGTTTAGCATCGGCCACGCTATTGTAGCACGAGCTATTATGGTTGGTATGAAAGAAGCCGTTGAAGAAATGCTTTTCTTAATAGAAAAAGCCCGTTAG
- a CDS encoding ammonium transporter, which yields MNQADIAFMLISSALVMFMTPGLALFYGGLVRRKNVLSIMMQCFICLGLVSLIWFVYGYSLAFGNDIGKIIGDFSYLFFKNVGLDPGPPADNIPHLLFATFQLMFAIITPALITGAFAERMRFSSFLIFISLWVTFVYLPLCHWVWGGGWIGSMGALDFAGGTVIHIASGASALAAALVVGARKGFRQTAFHPHNLPLSILGAAILWFGWFGFNAGSALAADQIAVLAFANTQLAAGLAAFAWMMAEWFHRGKPTTLGAISGAVAGLVAITPAAGFVPPWAAIVIGILAGVICYMAVLLKVYLGYDDSLDVVGIHGVGGFLGAILTGVFCYTSANPGGADGLLAGNIHQFLVQVIGASASVVYCFVLSYILLKLVDVFFGLRVSQEEEVQGLDLSDHGERAYDL from the coding sequence ATGAATCAGGCTGATATTGCTTTTATGCTGATTTCCTCGGCTCTGGTCATGTTTATGACCCCAGGATTGGCGTTGTTCTACGGAGGACTTGTTCGTCGTAAGAATGTTCTCTCCATTATGATGCAGTGTTTTATCTGTTTAGGTTTGGTGAGTTTGATTTGGTTTGTTTACGGTTACAGTCTCGCTTTTGGGAATGATATTGGCAAAATAATCGGAGACTTTTCTTATCTATTTTTCAAAAATGTAGGATTAGATCCCGGGCCCCCAGCTGATAATATTCCTCATTTACTATTTGCTACCTTTCAGCTAATGTTTGCTATTATTACCCCGGCTCTTATCACAGGCGCTTTTGCTGAAAGAATGCGTTTTAGCAGCTTTCTTATATTTATTTCTCTTTGGGTGACTTTTGTTTATCTTCCGTTGTGCCATTGGGTTTGGGGTGGTGGCTGGATTGGATCCATGGGAGCTCTCGACTTTGCCGGGGGCACAGTAATTCACATAGCCTCTGGTGCTAGCGCTTTAGCGGCAGCTTTAGTGGTAGGAGCCAGAAAAGGTTTTAGGCAGACGGCTTTTCATCCCCATAACTTGCCCCTTTCCATTCTCGGGGCGGCCATTCTTTGGTTTGGTTGGTTTGGTTTTAATGCCGGAAGTGCTTTAGCTGCTGACCAGATAGCTGTTTTAGCCTTTGCTAACACTCAACTGGCCGCAGGGCTTGCGGCTTTTGCCTGGATGATGGCTGAATGGTTTCATAGAGGAAAGCCCACTACTTTGGGAGCTATTTCTGGTGCTGTTGCTGGTTTAGTAGCTATTACTCCTGCTGCCGGTTTTGTCCCTCCCTGGGCTGCTATTGTTATTGGTATTTTAGCGGGGGTTATCTGTTATATGGCTGTGCTTTTAAAGGTTTATTTGGGTTATGATGATTCCCTTGACGTGGTGGGTATTCATGGTGTTGGCGGTTTTTTGGGAGCAATACTCACTGGCGTCTTTTGTTATACTTCGGCTAATCCCGGTGGAGCTGATGGTCTTTTAGCCGGAAATATTCACCAATTTCTTGTTCAGGTGATAGGAGCAAGTGCTTCGGTAGTATATTGTTTTGTGCTTAGCTATATTCTTCTGAAATTAGTCGATGTCTTCTTTGGTCTGAGGGTAAGTCAGGAAGAAGAAGTTCAAGGGCTTGATCTTTCAGATCACGGGGAAAGGGCTTACGATCTCTAA
- a CDS encoding tyrosine-type recombinase/integrase produces the protein MKRKYETFKKYPGVRAYISDRRKLPDGKPDKCFYIRYKTHTGRLIEEKIGWASEGISAAYAAQIRAERLRSIRLDEEVIPIQQRRKLQWTFSEFIERRYLPWAEQEKALKTYKREREIYKIWLKPILGDKLLKEICPLDLERLKKKMKEAGRAERTIEIALATVRRAFNKAKDWELFEGENPVSKVKIPRRDNRRLRFLSPEEAEALLAEVRKRSQQTYEMCLLALHCGLRFGEITSLTWGDIDLTQGIIFIRDPKNKTSRVAYMTNEVQKMFAGKIPGAPEEYVFKDRRHGGKIKWLSKAFGESVKTLKLNEGVQDPRMKVCFHTLRHTFGSWLVMAGVPIYTVKELMGHKTLAMTERYAHLAAEAQRQAIKEIEKVARQATSSKVVSLTGRQGG, from the coding sequence ATGAAGAGAAAGTATGAGACGTTTAAGAAGTATCCGGGCGTAAGGGCTTATATTAGTGACAGGCGTAAGCTGCCTGACGGCAAGCCTGATAAGTGTTTCTACATTCGTTATAAGACACATACTGGCAGACTCATTGAGGAAAAGATAGGCTGGGCCTCTGAAGGTATCTCGGCTGCCTATGCGGCTCAAATCAGGGCTGAGAGGTTAAGGTCTATTCGTCTTGACGAAGAGGTTATCCCTATCCAGCAGAGGCGTAAACTGCAATGGACTTTTAGTGAGTTCATAGAGCGGCGTTATTTACCCTGGGCCGAGCAAGAGAAGGCTCTTAAGACTTACAAAAGAGAAAGAGAGATTTACAAGATTTGGCTCAAGCCAATCCTGGGAGACAAGCTTCTCAAGGAGATTTGCCCTCTTGATCTTGAGCGCCTCAAGAAAAAGATGAAAGAGGCCGGAAGGGCTGAAAGAACCATAGAGATTGCCCTAGCTACGGTAAGGAGGGCTTTTAACAAAGCCAAGGATTGGGAACTTTTTGAAGGAGAAAACCCTGTCTCAAAGGTAAAAATCCCCAGGAGGGATAATCGGCGTCTTCGCTTCCTCTCTCCCGAAGAGGCTGAAGCCCTCCTTGCCGAGGTGCGCAAGCGCAGTCAGCAAACTTACGAGATGTGCCTCCTTGCCCTTCATTGCGGTTTGCGTTTCGGTGAGATAACGAGTCTTACCTGGGGGGATATAGACCTTACCCAGGGCATTATTTTCATCCGAGACCCGAAGAATAAAACCAGCCGGGTAGCTTATATGACTAATGAGGTGCAAAAGATGTTTGCTGGTAAAATACCTGGTGCTCCAGAGGAATATGTCTTTAAGGACCGAAGACATGGGGGCAAGATTAAATGGCTTTCTAAGGCCTTTGGAGAATCTGTAAAGACTCTCAAGCTAAACGAAGGGGTTCAGGACCCCAGGATGAAGGTTTGTTTTCATACTTTGAGGCATACTTTTGGTTCCTGGCTGGTAATGGCTGGAGTGCCTATTTACACGGTCAAGGAGCTAATGGGCCACAAAACCCTTGCCATGACCGAGCGCTACGCCCACCTTGCCGCCGAGGCTCAGAGACAGGCCATCAAAGAGATTGAAAAGGTGGCCCGCCAGGCCACAAGCAGTAAAGTGGTGTCTTTAACCGGAAGGCAGGGAGGTTAA
- a CDS encoding metallophosphoesterase family protein has product MASKKIFQFLLLLLVLLIFTQNSFGFPPFKFAVIADPHLSVPGPHSPKNGVKMFKESVALLKATINEINKRKDINFVLVLGDLTKDAEPWNLDKFKEVMSELKVPYYVVLGNHDISPVDIKATNRDPGVSRSTMIWAFQGHGFKGPKANWSLDPIPGVHLIGLDSTMTGDWAGRLTKEGLEFLKKDLAANPDKITIVILHHQLQPYTKAEITGENNFNKFVLLNASEVKDILNKNPQVIMTLSGHRHLSTRYILENNIAYFTCPSTVTWPMRYVIFSVDNKGISYQTYDVPTSKKVWETARKFAFDTNTTQWPRTSETPNTPEGNKKFIKIMKADNLKDGYIPMNKVLPKATP; this is encoded by the coding sequence ATGGCTTCTAAAAAAATTTTCCAATTTTTATTGTTGTTACTTGTCTTATTGATATTTACTCAGAATAGTTTTGGTTTCCCACCTTTTAAGTTTGCCGTAATAGCTGACCCTCATTTATCTGTACCAGGCCCTCATTCACCTAAAAATGGAGTCAAAATGTTCAAAGAAAGTGTAGCCTTGCTCAAAGCAACTATAAATGAAATCAATAAAAGAAAAGATATTAATTTTGTTCTGGTATTAGGGGATCTAACTAAAGACGCAGAACCCTGGAATCTTGATAAATTTAAAGAAGTTATGAGTGAACTTAAGGTCCCTTATTACGTAGTACTGGGGAATCATGACATCTCTCCTGTTGACATAAAAGCAACCAACCGCGACCCCGGCGTAAGCCGAAGTACAATGATATGGGCTTTCCAAGGACACGGATTTAAAGGCCCAAAAGCAAACTGGAGTCTTGATCCAATTCCAGGCGTTCACTTAATTGGGCTTGATTCAACAATGACTGGAGATTGGGCCGGAAGATTGACCAAAGAGGGTTTAGAATTCCTTAAAAAGGATCTTGCCGCCAATCCAGATAAGATAACCATCGTAATCCTTCATCATCAACTTCAACCTTATACAAAAGCAGAGATTACAGGTGAAAACAACTTTAATAAATTTGTTTTGTTAAATGCTAGCGAAGTTAAAGATATTTTGAATAAAAACCCTCAGGTTATTATGACCCTTTCAGGCCACAGACACTTAAGTACAAGGTATATATTAGAAAATAACATTGCCTACTTTACTTGCCCTTCAACAGTTACCTGGCCCATGCGCTATGTGATATTTAGTGTAGATAATAAAGGAATCAGTTATCAAACATATGATGTTCCTACCAGCAAAAAAGTATGGGAAACTGCTAGAAAATTTGCCTTTGACACCAATACAACACAATGGCCACGTACAAGCGAAACACCTAATACCCCAGAAGGAAATAAAAAATTTATAAAAATTATGAAGGCTGATAATTTAAAAGATGGTTATATTCCCATGAATAAAGTCCTTCCTAAGGCTACGCCTTAA